The sequence TTCTTAAAAAACGCTACGTAAATGTCTATGCCTTTGTGTAATCATTATTAATCAAAAAAACAAAAAATGAAAAAACTCCATACCCTAATTTTCGTGATATGTTTTACAACACTATCATTTGGACAAAACACAACCAAAACCGACAAATCAAAAATTGAACGATTAATCATTGAATCTTTTGATGAAATTTGGTCTAAATTAGATTCTAAAAACATTGATAAATACTACACAAAAGATTTTATTCTTTTAGAAAATGGAGAAATATGGAACAATAATACTATTGCAAATTATTTAGACAAGGCTCTACTTGATAAACCGATTCCGAAACGAGTGAATTCAATTGAAATTATTGAAGTAAAAATTTTAAACGGAATGGCTTGGGTTGCATACAAAAACCACGCAGTATTTTCATTTGAAGATAAAACAAGTAAAAAAGTATATTGGCTGGAAAGTGCAACCGCAATTTTAACTAAAAACGGATGGAAATTGCAAATGCTGCATTCAACCAGAGCGAAAGATGAATAAAAACAACCAGCAATAGCGAGATTCCAAAAAAAATAAGTTACTAAATAACGAACTGATTTATAAACTTTTAAAACAAAGAAGCCATGCAAAAATTACAATTTAAAAAAGAAATAAATGCATCTGCTCAAAAAGTATATGAAACGATGCTCGGCTTAAAAGACAAAGCCACTTATGAATATTGGACAGCAACCTTCAACCCTACTTCTACTTACGAAGGCAGTTGGGACAAAGGAAGCAAAATCCTTTTTGTTGGAACAGATGAAAACGGTAAAAGAGGCGGAATGGTGTCGGAAATTGCAGCACACAAACCTGCCGATTTTGTTTCCATTCGGCATTACGGCTTTATAGATGGAGACACTGAAGTAACCACAGGCGAGCAAGTCGAAAAATGGGCTGGCGGACATGAAAATTATAGTTTTCAGGAAAATAATGGCATTACAACCGTAACCGTAGAAATGGATGTTATTGATGACTATTTGGATTATTTCAATAGCATGTATCCAAAGGCAATGGATAAATTAAAAGAAGTTTCAGAAAAGTAAAAAACTCATTTGATTTTATATCAAACACATAAAATAATTGAAAAAGCTGTCACAAATCTGTGCCGCTTTTTTTATTAAAATCCGCTGGCATATTTCTTGAAAATAAGATTGATTATTAACTAATTAAATCTTTAATTATGAAAATTACCTATTACGGACATTCGTGTTTTTCGGTTTATGCCAATGGAAAACATATTCTTTTTGATCCTTTTATTACACCAAATGAATTAGCAAAAGATGTTGATGTTGACGCCATAAAAGCAGATTATATTTTCATTTCGCATGCGCATTACGATCATATTTTAGATGTTGAACGAATTGCAAAAAATACTGGAGCAAAAGTGCTTGGAAATTTTGAAATCTATAACTGGCTTTTAAAAAACGGAATCGAAAATGCACATCCTATAAATCCAGGCGGAAAATTTGATTTTGATTTCGGAACTGTAAAATGTGTTATTGCGCAACATCCAAGCAGTTTTATGGACGGCTCTTATGGCGGTATCGCATGCGGATTTGTGCTTACAACTTCTGACGGAAACTTCTATTACAGTGGCGATACTGCGCTTACTTTAGACATGCAAATTATTCCAAAATTTACTAAACTTGATTTTGCCGTTTTCCCAATTGGCGACGGGCTTACAATGGGAATTGAAGAAGCTATTGAAGCTTCAAAACTTGTGGGCGTGACTAAAGTTTTGGGGGTTCATTACGACACTTTTGGCTTCATAATTATGGACCATCAAAAAGCGCTGGATGCTTTCAAAAATGCAAATCTTCAGCTTTATTTGCCTAAAATAAATACTTCAATCGATATTTAATTTAGAGCATTTTTCTCTGTTATATTACGCTAAAAAAGGCTTTTTAGCGAAATATCATTTATCCTTTTTGCTGAAAAAATTTGTTCATAAAAAATAATCATAAAAAAAGGAATAGTCGCAGAAACTATTCCTTTTAACACATACTATTTTTTATAGAATTTCAATCCTATGCGTGACTGAAATTCTAAATTTATTATGTGTATTTTACAAAATTAATGATCTGTTTTGAAGTCAGTTCTGGATATTGATGGTGTGGCGCATGCCCCGTTCCAGAATGAACAACCAGCTGAGCATTGGACATTTGATTGAAAAATGAATACCAATTTTCTACTGCAAAACTAATATCGTGATCGCCGCAAATGATCAAAATTGGTGTTTTAGTCTTTTTGATTTGTTCTCTAAAATTCAAAACATCTTCTCTAAAACTGTCGCCTCCGCCAAAATACAATTGAAAAACATCCATGGTCGAAGGAATTTTTTCAACCTCAATTCTTTTATGAATCCTGTCGTGCGACGCTTTTGCTGCCAATCGGCTTGACTCTGATTTTGGTTCAAAAAACAAAACAATTTCGTCGTCAAAATCATTTAAAGGTTTTAGGGCTGCATCATAAAAAGCCTGCTCAATTGGAACCAAATTTGTTCCCGGCGGATTTGTACCAACCAAAACCGCATGCGTCACAAGATTAGGATATAATAAAGTCGCCGCTTGAGCCACCAATCCGCCGTAAGACCATCCTAAAACTGCAATTGTATCCAATTTCAAAAAATCGGCAAGGTCTTTAACATCTTTGGCAACAATCGTCAAATCGGGTGCTAAACTGCCTGTTGAAGAACCAATTCCGGAATAATCAAATACAATAACATTGAACTTTTCTGCCATCAATGCCACAAATAATGGATCCCAAGTATCGAGAGTTCCTCTAAAACGGTTTACAAAAAATATCGCTTTCCCTTTTCCGTACGAACGGTAAGCAATTTTACGATCGCCGGCATCGGCAAAACGTGTTTCTGCATCATAAATTTTTTTCATAATTATAATTTAAAAATTGCTATCATTTTTTTGAACTAAGGCGGGCAAAGATTAAACCAAAATACAAAACACTTTAAAACAAGGCATTAAGAAACCTTTATCTTATTTCAAATTATGATATTTCAATAATTAAAACTTCTTTTTAACGATATATAATAATTTCAAAATGTCCTTTAACAAGAATGCTTTTATAATCAATACTTTGAAAAAAAGGCATTCCTTTTGTTTTTGCAAACCAAATTAATATTGCTTTTTTAAAAACAATCTTAACGAGGTAAGCTTATGTATTTATCTAGCAAAAAAACGATTATGTTTATTACGGGGGCGTTTGTTAGTCATTCTTGTTGGGAAGAATGGATCGTTTTTTTTAAAAGCAAAGGATACAAAACGGTTGCGCCGCCTTGGCCTTATAAAAATGAAACATCAGAAACTTTAAGACAAACAAATTCCAACTCTAAAATTGCCACTCTTCGGCTTGACGATTTGGTAGAGTATTATGCTGAAATTATTGAAAAACTGCCTGAAAAACCT comes from Flavobacterium sp. KACC 22761 and encodes:
- a CDS encoding DUF4440 domain-containing protein: MKKLHTLIFVICFTTLSFGQNTTKTDKSKIERLIIESFDEIWSKLDSKNIDKYYTKDFILLENGEIWNNNTIANYLDKALLDKPIPKRVNSIEIIEVKILNGMAWVAYKNHAVFSFEDKTSKKVYWLESATAILTKNGWKLQMLHSTRAKDE
- a CDS encoding SRPBCC domain-containing protein translates to MQKLQFKKEINASAQKVYETMLGLKDKATYEYWTATFNPTSTYEGSWDKGSKILFVGTDENGKRGGMVSEIAAHKPADFVSIRHYGFIDGDTEVTTGEQVEKWAGGHENYSFQENNGITTVTVEMDVIDDYLDYFNSMYPKAMDKLKEVSEK
- a CDS encoding alpha/beta hydrolase, which translates into the protein MKKIYDAETRFADAGDRKIAYRSYGKGKAIFFVNRFRGTLDTWDPLFVALMAEKFNVIVFDYSGIGSSTGSLAPDLTIVAKDVKDLADFLKLDTIAVLGWSYGGLVAQAATLLYPNLVTHAVLVGTNPPGTNLVPIEQAFYDAALKPLNDFDDEIVLFFEPKSESSRLAAKASHDRIHKRIEVEKIPSTMDVFQLYFGGGDSFREDVLNFREQIKKTKTPILIICGDHDISFAVENWYSFFNQMSNAQLVVHSGTGHAPHHQYPELTSKQIINFVKYT
- a CDS encoding metal-dependent hydrolase, whose product is MKITYYGHSCFSVYANGKHILFDPFITPNELAKDVDVDAIKADYIFISHAHYDHILDVERIAKNTGAKVLGNFEIYNWLLKNGIENAHPINPGGKFDFDFGTVKCVIAQHPSSFMDGSYGGIACGFVLTTSDGNFYYSGDTALTLDMQIIPKFTKLDFAVFPIGDGLTMGIEEAIEASKLVGVTKVLGVHYDTFGFIIMDHQKALDAFKNANLQLYLPKINTSIDI